CTCTCTAACCTTTAATGCTTTGTGCTTTTAGTGTCCTTTTCCATGATCTCTATAGTAATCCTTATTCCTCACCTGCTGCCTGCGGCATATCTATACCCACCCCATACCACAGCACACCAGGAAGAGAAGAGGTAGTTTTAGGGGAAGCCTGCCTGACCTCTGCCCCcacctctctcatttttctctgcttctcttctgcctttcctttcttttgcccACCCCTTCCCTTAGTACAAGTAAGGAAGTGGGACCTGCAGGTCCTTCAGGGCCAGGGCCTGGGGTTCGTGCACGAGACGTCTCTTCACTTCGACGCTCTCTCAGGATGGGCTTCATGACCATGCCTGCTTCCCAGGAGCATGTCCCTCACCCCTGCCGTAGTGCCATGGCTCCCCGCTCCCTCTCCTGCCATTCGGTGGGGAGCATGGAGAGTAGTGGGAGCACTACTGGTGGGAGCAGTGGAGTTGGGGGAGATGTTGGAGCCCGGAGGCCACCTGTGAAGCCCCGGAGACATCCCAGCACCAAACTCAGTATGGCTGCAAGTGGGGCTGAGGTACCTCCCAGCAAGAAAGCAGGTAAgaccctcttcccttcctcaccCCATGATAATTCCTTCTCCTTAATTCAGCAGGGTTTTCCATCAAGGAAAAAAAGTCCATTTGGGGTTTGGGAGATTCCATTTTGGCACCAGGGGAAGTGGAAGGTTTCATTTTTAGGATGAACAAGAGAGTCCGTCTAATCTCTTATAGAGCCAGAAGAAACCTCAAAGGCCATCTGGTACAATGTCCtgactttacagatgagggaatttgCAGTCCAGAgtggttaaattacttgctcaataCCACGAAAGCAGTAGGTattagaggtaggatttgaatgcaaatcctctgactccaagAATATAACTTTTCATTGAACTGAAATGAGTTATTTCTATAGACAGGAAAATCTATCTTTGAAATCAGTTTTAAGAGTTAGGGAATGAATTGTCAAAGTAGATCTAGAAACTGTAGGTTTTCTGGTGTTCATAAAAAGGATAGAAGTTTGGCCAAAAACTGATTGATTAGAATTATGATTTAGGGGagatgggagggagaaggggacagTGTGCCCCAAATGGAGATTAATTCTTCTAGGTCAGTCTTATTTTAgcctctgttttttctttctgggaCTAACTCAGGTTCTCAGAAGCCAGGTCCTGAAGGCCGAGAGTCTAGCCGGAAAATCCCTCCTCAGAAGCCAAAGCGCAGTCCCAACACCcagctctctgtctcttttgatGAGTCCTGCTCAATGGCTCCTACTTCTCGAGTTGGGGCCCTGCCCCTGCAGCGACACAGCCGGGGGGGAAGGGGGGTAGGTGAACATGATTTGAGCTCACAGGATGAAGAACCTGTCTACATCGAAATGGTGGGTGATGTCTTCCAGGGTGGTGGAGGGAGTAGTGGAAGAAGTAGTGGAGGCCCAGCAGGTGCCTCTGTTGGAGGAGGGGGAACAGGCCCCACAACTGGCCCAGACTCTGACTCTGAGGAGAGTGAGGCCatatatgaagaaatgaaatacCCACTCCCTGAAGATGTAGCAGAAGGCCGGGCCAATGGAGCCCCCCCAACAGCTGCTGTCTCTCCATTGCATCACACTCATTCTCATCACTCCCACCGTCGTCCAGCTTCTGCCCTCCAGAGCAGGCAGAATGGAGCTTCTACTAAGATTTCCCCTTGTGAAATCCCACCACCTTTTCCCAACCTTCTCCAGCACCGTCCCCCACTTCTTGCCTTCCCACAAGCCAAGCCTGCTACCCGGACTCCGGGGGATGGGGTCTCTAGGTTGCCAGTTCTCTGTCACACCAAGGAGCCGGCTCTCCCTGTCCCAGCTCTCCAAGTGCCTGGACGGGATCAAGAGACAACCCCAACCCCACCTCCTGCTGCCAATTTGCTGCTACTAGGGCCCTCTGGTCGGGCACGGAGCCATTCAACACCACTGCCCCCTCAGGGCTCTGGTCAGCCtcgaggggagaaggaaagggagattcCTAATTCCCATAGTATGATCTGTACCAAGGCAGCAGGAGCACCAGCATCTTCCCCTACCCCAGCCATGCTGCTCCCAGGACCCCCCAAGGACAAAGCTGTGTCTTATACCATGGTATATTCAGCCGTCAAGGTGACAACACACTCTGTCCTACCAACTGGCCCATCTCTGGGGGGTGGGGAGCcgaagacagagaaggaaatctCAGTCCTTCACGGGATGCTTTGTGCTAGTTCCAGGCCAGTACCTACTGGGAAAGCTGCCCCCCACAGTGGACCTGGAATACTTCACCACCGGAGCTGCCTGGCTTCTCCCCACAGCCTTCCTGATCCTACAACTACCCCCCTTTGTCCCCTCTGGACTTATCCAGCTACAGCTGGTCTCAAGAGACCCCCAGCCTATGAGAGCCTGAAGGCAGGGGGCTTGCTATCTAAGGGCTGTGGGGTTGGGGCTCCTTCTCCCATGGTCAAGATCCAACTACAGGACCAGGGTACCAGTGGGAGTGCATTTGCTAGCATCTCCTGTGCTCATGTCATTGCCAGTTCAGGGACAccagaggaggaagagcaggaggaggaggaggtgggaaCAACGACATTTGGGGCGGGCTGGGCCCTGCAGAGAAAAGTCCTGTACAGAGGGAGGAAAGCAAAGGACTTGGAGAGTGAgttgggaggtggggaggagggagggaagatatGGAAGAGGTGGGagtagggagggaagggaggtttTCAGGTTGGGGCTGGAGGAGGATATAGAGGGATTGAATTTGAGGAGGGTCAGTTGGAAGCTACTCTCCACTCCCTCTGAATTCAAGAGGGAAATGCCTAGCTAAATATCAGAGCATTGGGCTAAGGGGATGGGACAAAAAGGCTAGAGAAAGTAACTGGAACagagaggaggggatgggggttGAGAGAGCATTAAGGGGAGAATTTAGAGCTAGTGAGCTAAAAATGTTGTCATTTGGGGGcaacttcccccctcccctccaacCCCAGACACTCCACTTGCCTTCTGGGAGATGTTAAGGGGGAAGGGACCCTGTGTGTGTTCATGGATTCTGAGCCAAACACAGCTGCCTCCCAGCTGTTACCATGACAACCTACCCAGacaggagggggaagagaggtaGGCCCCTGCCGTTACCTAGCAACTTAATCTTCCACCAGGCCTACTTCTGGGAACTTGGATTCAAGCTTGCCCTGGTACCCCTTAAACCAATATTTACCTATCCCTTCCTGTAGTCTTAGTCCCCCTAGTCCTTGGTCCTCTACCTCAGAGAGGGGCCAAAGATGATAGAGAGATGCTGAAAAATAGAATACTTAgtttggggttgggggtgggaagAAAAGCATCTTATTTCCTTCCCAGAGGGTCCTGGAAGATATTTCTGATGAATGAAGAGATAGGCTTAAATACTGCAAATTGAAGTAACAATTTTTGTGGTTCTGAATAAAAGGATAtgtgggaagagaaggaaggggaaaagaaaaataatttctgctaCTTCTGACATAACCCTTCCTTCCACACTCCCAATGCATCCTGGGTTTTATGTTTCTGGGCCCCTGATATGTGTCCATGGGATCTGATATTTCCTAATTTCCCCCAACAGAGACTGTAGAAGGTGTACGGGCCTGGAATGGTAGTGGAGAAGCTCCAAGCAAagcagaaaaagaggagaagggacTCCTCTCATCAGGCATTCCTGTGCGAAGCCAGGGGGCAGAGGGCCTGCTGGCCAGGGCTCATCACAGTGGAGATCaggctggaggaggaggaagccgAACAGGACTTACCATGCCCTGCCAAACCTTCCCTGCCTGCCACCGCAATGGAGGTGagattcccttcctttttttctcagtcACACCTATATACCCTTCACCCTCTAAAACAGCTGCTCACTGACTGGGGGAAAGAGCAGGGGAGGGCGGTGTTACCATCCAGCTCAGTGGAATGGgagtaatgatttttttctgaaaatatagcTGTCTACATTTGCCCACATTACAagcctttcatttttattctatggCTCATCCCCAATTTCTGTCCCCCATATCCTTGATGATCCTGAAAGTAGTATGGAAGATAAGAATAAGAAGATAGAAAGTGCTAAGGGATAAAAGGGCAGCTTatttcctcccttatttcttgttctcttcctGGAGACTTCACAGGAGGTTACCGCCTAGGGCGCTCAGCCTCTACCTCTGGGGTTCGCCATGCTGCTGTCCATACCCCAAGACCCTGCAGCCAGCCCAGGGAAATCCTCAGCCAGGTAAGGAGAAAGTTTGGTGCTCTTTTTAATAAGGATGGGTAGAAGAAACTGGGTGTAAAAGTTAGAGTTATAGAAACAGTAGTTTTATATGACACAGTGCAAtgaacatggagtcaggaagacctaaattcaaattcaatctcagacacgtatgtgatcctgggcaagtcacttaaccctgttgtcTAAGTTTTTCATCTTGAAAGTGAGCCGAAAAAgtgaatggcaaactactccggtgtctttgtcaaaaaaaatccaaatggggtcatgaatagaACATCAGTGCTAAGAGTACAGGGCATGATGGGCAGAATAGAGCTGCCTTGTCAGAATAGAAAATAGGAACCAGGGTGACAGGTGTTTAAGGAAGATAGAAAGTTATAGTTGAGaggatttgaagccagagaaaagaatataaggctttagtggggaaaaaaaaaggagcacaATTCAGGATTTTAGAAGTGTCAGgaatcttaaagatcatctagttcaattccaaactttataagtgaggaaatgaAAACCCAAAGAGTTAAAAATTACTGGCTCAAAGATAGAAAATAGAAGTAGGAaatcataatttatatatatatataaaacacgggaaacctcacccggcccggacacggaaaggattgacagattgatagctctttctcgattctgtatatatatatatactttttttttttttctttgctgaggcaattgtggttaagtgatttgcctagggatatacagctaggaagtgtctgagatcacatttgaactcatgtcctcctgacttcagggcttatgctctatctactgcaccacctttAATAATCTTAACTAGAATCTTTGAAGCTAATCTGGATTCTACAATTTCATAGGGATCAGAGAGTCTTAAACAATgcacatctattttgtttctagttctttatcaCTACCAAAAATCATTGATTGGCCACTTTGGGGTCTATAACCTGACAATGGGAACCTGGGTCAAAATGACATTTTAGTCATTCtcttggcataattccaaattgcagtAATAGCTTACTTTTGTAAGCTTATAATTTGTAATCTTATAATAGCTTACAAGAGCTATTATAAGGAACTATAACATtgctatatgactttggacaagtcctctctcttttctgggcctcagcttcctcatttgtaaaatagggatattggtctatataATCTCTGATGCCtagtgtgtatgtttgtgtatgtgggGGATGGAGGAGGAGCATGTGTTTGggtagaaattaaagaaaagatttgagaaaggaggtatcttttttttttcagtactagGAATTCTGTGATTCTTGACAAGccatttttgtttcttcctccctcccccaacccaTACTTGGTGATGGGGGTGGTGGGGAGGGACACAGACCCATCCTGCACTGCTGCTGCCTCTTCCCCCACAGCCAGTCCCAGAGAGGGATGGCAAGTTGCTGGAGGTGATCGAGAGAAAACGCTGCGTCTGCAAGGAGATTAAGGCAAGGCACCGGCCGGACCGGGGGCTCTGCAAGCAGGAAAGCATGCCCATCCTCCCCAGTTGGAGACGGGGGCCAGAACCCCGAAAAACTGGCACCCCTCCATGCCGCCGGCAGCAAACAGTATTGTGGGATACTGCTATCTGAAAGGGGCAGGATTGGGGGGCAGATCCAGATAAGGACTAAGGGATAAACTAATGCCCAGTCTCCCCTTAGGATACCACCTTTTAAAGGAGGCCAAGTAATCATCTCCCACTAGGATTCTGCCTTGGGAAAGAGAAGCTTGGTCTCTCTGAAGGAGAGTCTGTAAGAACTGAAAGACAGTAAGAACAATGCACCCTTCCCCTCAACCACCAAGACCCTGGAGGCTAGGTGGATTGGTAAGGGATTGAGGAGTCGGCAGCTCCCTCAAACAACACCTACCTTCTGCCCCTTTGCTGGACTTTGGGGAAGAAAGGTAATACAGGAGCTGAAAGTGGAGGCCTTTGGCTGTTCCCCTCTTAACAGAGTTATGGATTTCTCATCCAACAAGGATAGATGATAAaactgggagggagggaaagggctGGTAAGAAAAGAGGGAGGTGGGGCATATGAGTtccaaaggggaaaagaaaggaactaCTTTATAGAgaaagtggggaaagggaggggaggtatttattttatttatttatttttaatctagagGAGGAAATCTATACCCCTCTTGTCCCTCTGCTGAAAAGGGGTTGGGGAACTGAGGTACTTAAGGGAATCAAAGAAGCTTTCTTTCTCCTAAATCCCTAAATATCTCACCACTCAAATCTCTCCCATAATCAGTATTTCTAACTTGAGGGTAGAACCAGGAATGGAAGAAGAGACTAGGAAAATGTGAAATTTGGTAGTGAAAGTGGCCTGCTCTTCAAAGTTAGAGGCTGGGGCCAGGGAGGGAAGAATGGTGGGAGTGGAGAGAAATTGCCAGGGGGGGGGGtggtatttatttaaattataaagagaaaacaagaacTACCAggagcttttttaaaattattattcattttgttccagaataatatattaaaagaataatGATCCTAGAACTGGCCTCATATGTTTAATGGCACCCTTGTTCTATATCTTATACTATTGCCATTGCTCTCCATCTTTGTCTTTGACTGGTAGAGCATTGAACCCCAGAAAGAAAAGGTTTTATGTATGGAAAGTCAAAAGGAAAAGTGGAGCTTGGGATAGAGGAGAACTGGAATCCCACTGAGATCTGAGCCAAGACAATCAATTAAGTATATATCGAATGCTTCCTACTCAAAAGCAATTTAATTCATTgaacattaatttattaattg
The Sminthopsis crassicaudata isolate SCR6 chromosome 4, ASM4859323v1, whole genome shotgun sequence genome window above contains:
- the NYAP1 gene encoding neuronal tyrosine-phosphorylated phosphoinositide-3-kinase adapter 1 isoform X4, with protein sequence MNLLYRKTKLEWRQHKEEEAKRSTSKEVGPAGPSGPGPGVRARDVSSLRRSLRMGFMTMPASQEHVPHPCRSAMAPRSLSCHSVGSMESSGSTTGGSSGVGGDVGARRPPVKPRRHPSTKLSMAASGAEVPPSKKAGSQKPGPEGRESSRKIPPQKPKRSPNTQLSVSFDESCSMAPTSRVGALPLQRHSRGGRGVGEHDLSSQDEEPVYIEMVGDVFQGGGGSSGRSSGGPAGASVGGGGTGPTTGPDSDSEESEAIYEEMKYPLPEDVAEGRANGAPPTAAVSPLHHTHSHHSHRRPASALQSRQNGASTKISPCEIPPPFPNLLQHRPPLLAFPQAKPATRTPGDGVSRLPVLCHTKEPALPVPALQVPGRDQETTPTPPPAANLLLLGPSGRARSHSTPLPPQGSGQPRGEKEREIPNSHSMICTKAAGAPASSPTPAMLLPGPPKDKAVSYTMVYSAVKVTTHSVLPTGPSLGGGEPKTEKEISVLHGMLCASSRPVPTGKAAPHSGPGILHHRSCLASPHSLPDPTTTPLCPLWTYPATAGLKRPPAYESLKAGGLLSKGCGVGAPSPMVKIQLQDQGTSGSAFASISCAHVIASSGTPEEEEQEEEEVGTTTFGAGWALQRKVLYRGRKAKDLEKTVEGVRAWNGSGEAPSKAEKEEKGLLSSGIPVRSQGAEGLLARAHHSGDQAGGGGSRTGLTMPCQTFPACHRNGDFTGGYRLGRSASTSGVRHAAVHTPRPCSQPREILSQPVPERDGKLLEVIERKRCVCKEIKARHRPDRGLCKQESMPILPSWRRGPEPRKTGTPPCRRQQTVLWDTAI
- the NYAP1 gene encoding neuronal tyrosine-phosphorylated phosphoinositide-3-kinase adapter 1 isoform X2, coding for MNLLYRKTKLEWRQHKEEEAKRSTSKEVGPAGPSGPGPGVRARDVSSLRRSLRMGFMTMPASQEHVPHPCRSAMAPRSLSCHSVGSMESSGSTTGGSSGVGGDVGARRPPVKPRRHPSTKLSMAASGAEVPPSKKAGSQKPGPEGRESSRKIPPQKPKRSPNTQLSVSFDESCSMAPTSRVGALPLQRHSRGGRGVGEHDLSSQDEEPVYIEMVGDVFQGGGGSSGRSSGGPAGASVGGGGTGPTTGPDSDSEESEAIYEEMKYPLPEDVAEGRANGAPPTAAVSPLHHTHSHHSHRRPASALQSRQNGASTKISPCEIPPPFPNLLQHRPPLLAFPQAKPATRTPGDGVSRLPVLCHTKEPALPVPALQVPGRDQETTPTPPPAANLLLLGPSGRARSHSTPLPPQGSGQPRGEKEREIPNSHSMICTKAAGAPASSPTPAMLLPGPPKDKAVSYTMVYSAVKVTTHSVLPTGPSLGGGEPKTEKEISVLHGMLCASSRPVPTGKAAPHSGPGILHHRSCLASPHSLPDPTTTPLCPLWTYPATAGLKRPPAYESLKAGGLLSKGCGVGAPSPMVKIQLQDQGTSGSAFASISCAHVIASSGTPEEEEQEEEEVGTTTFGAGWALQRKVLYRGRKAKDLEKGVRAWNGSGEAPSKAEKEEKGLLSSGIPVRSQGAEGLLARAHHSGDQAGGGGSRTGLTMPCQTFPACHRNGDFTGGYRLGRSASTSGVRHAAVHTPRPCSQPREILSQTHPALLLPLPPQPVPERDGKLLEVIERKRCVCKEIKARHRPDRGLCKQESMPILPSWRRGPEPRKTGTPPCRRQQTVLWDTAI
- the NYAP1 gene encoding neuronal tyrosine-phosphorylated phosphoinositide-3-kinase adapter 1 isoform X1; this encodes MNLLYRKTKLEWRQHKEEEAKRSTSKEVGPAGPSGPGPGVRARDVSSLRRSLRMGFMTMPASQEHVPHPCRSAMAPRSLSCHSVGSMESSGSTTGGSSGVGGDVGARRPPVKPRRHPSTKLSMAASGAEVPPSKKAGSQKPGPEGRESSRKIPPQKPKRSPNTQLSVSFDESCSMAPTSRVGALPLQRHSRGGRGVGEHDLSSQDEEPVYIEMVGDVFQGGGGSSGRSSGGPAGASVGGGGTGPTTGPDSDSEESEAIYEEMKYPLPEDVAEGRANGAPPTAAVSPLHHTHSHHSHRRPASALQSRQNGASTKISPCEIPPPFPNLLQHRPPLLAFPQAKPATRTPGDGVSRLPVLCHTKEPALPVPALQVPGRDQETTPTPPPAANLLLLGPSGRARSHSTPLPPQGSGQPRGEKEREIPNSHSMICTKAAGAPASSPTPAMLLPGPPKDKAVSYTMVYSAVKVTTHSVLPTGPSLGGGEPKTEKEISVLHGMLCASSRPVPTGKAAPHSGPGILHHRSCLASPHSLPDPTTTPLCPLWTYPATAGLKRPPAYESLKAGGLLSKGCGVGAPSPMVKIQLQDQGTSGSAFASISCAHVIASSGTPEEEEQEEEEVGTTTFGAGWALQRKVLYRGRKAKDLEKTVEGVRAWNGSGEAPSKAEKEEKGLLSSGIPVRSQGAEGLLARAHHSGDQAGGGGSRTGLTMPCQTFPACHRNGDFTGGYRLGRSASTSGVRHAAVHTPRPCSQPREILSQTHPALLLPLPPQPVPERDGKLLEVIERKRCVCKEIKARHRPDRGLCKQESMPILPSWRRGPEPRKTGTPPCRRQQTVLWDTAI
- the NYAP1 gene encoding neuronal tyrosine-phosphorylated phosphoinositide-3-kinase adapter 1 isoform X3 — encoded protein: MNLLYRKTKLEWRQHKEEEAKRSTSKEVGPAGPSGPGPGVRARDVSSLRRSLRMGFMTMPASQEHVPHPCRSAMAPRSLSCHSVGSMESSGSTTGGSSGVGGDVGARRPPVKPRRHPSTKLSMAASGAEVPPSKKAGSQKPGPEGRESSRKIPPQKPKRSPNTQLSVSFDESCSMAPTSRVGALPLQRHSRGGRGVGEHDLSSQDEEPVYIEMVGDVFQGGGGSSGRSSGGPAGASVGGGGTGPTTGPDSDSEESEAIYEEMKYPLPEDVAEGRANGAPPTAAVSPLHHTHSHHSHRRPASALQSRQNGASTKISPCEIPPPFPNLLQHRPPLLAFPQAKPATRTPGDGVSRLPVLCHTKEPALPVPALQVPGRDQETTPTPPPAANLLLLGPSGRARSHSTPLPPQGSGQPRGEKEREIPNSHSMICTKAAGAPASSPTPAMLLPGPPKDKAVSYTMVYSAVKVTTHSVLPTGPSLGGGEPKTEKEISVLHGMLCASSRPVPTGKAAPHSGPGILHHRSCLASPHSLPDPTTTPLCPLWTYPATAGLKRPPAYESLKAGGLLSKGCGVGAPSPMVKIQLQDQGTSGSAFASISCAHVIASSGTPEEEEQEEEEVGTTTFGAGWALQRKVLYRGRKAKDLEKTVEGVRAWNGSGEAPSKAEKEEKGLLSSGIPVRSQGAEGLLARAHHSGDQAGGGGSRTGLTMPCQTFPACHRNGGGYRLGRSASTSGVRHAAVHTPRPCSQPREILSQTHPALLLPLPPQPVPERDGKLLEVIERKRCVCKEIKARHRPDRGLCKQESMPILPSWRRGPEPRKTGTPPCRRQQTVLWDTAI
- the NYAP1 gene encoding neuronal tyrosine-phosphorylated phosphoinositide-3-kinase adapter 1 isoform X5 yields the protein MGFMTMPASQEHVPHPCRSAMAPRSLSCHSVGSMESSGSTTGGSSGVGGDVGARRPPVKPRRHPSTKLSMAASGAEVPPSKKAGSQKPGPEGRESSRKIPPQKPKRSPNTQLSVSFDESCSMAPTSRVGALPLQRHSRGGRGVGEHDLSSQDEEPVYIEMVGDVFQGGGGSSGRSSGGPAGASVGGGGTGPTTGPDSDSEESEAIYEEMKYPLPEDVAEGRANGAPPTAAVSPLHHTHSHHSHRRPASALQSRQNGASTKISPCEIPPPFPNLLQHRPPLLAFPQAKPATRTPGDGVSRLPVLCHTKEPALPVPALQVPGRDQETTPTPPPAANLLLLGPSGRARSHSTPLPPQGSGQPRGEKEREIPNSHSMICTKAAGAPASSPTPAMLLPGPPKDKAVSYTMVYSAVKVTTHSVLPTGPSLGGGEPKTEKEISVLHGMLCASSRPVPTGKAAPHSGPGILHHRSCLASPHSLPDPTTTPLCPLWTYPATAGLKRPPAYESLKAGGLLSKGCGVGAPSPMVKIQLQDQGTSGSAFASISCAHVIASSGTPEEEEQEEEEVGTTTFGAGWALQRKVLYRGRKAKDLEKTVEGVRAWNGSGEAPSKAEKEEKGLLSSGIPVRSQGAEGLLARAHHSGDQAGGGGSRTGLTMPCQTFPACHRNGDFTGGYRLGRSASTSGVRHAAVHTPRPCSQPREILSQTHPALLLPLPPQPVPERDGKLLEVIERKRCVCKEIKARHRPDRGLCKQESMPILPSWRRGPEPRKTGTPPCRRQQTVLWDTAI
- the NYAP1 gene encoding neuronal tyrosine-phosphorylated phosphoinositide-3-kinase adapter 1 isoform X6, whose amino-acid sequence is MNLLYRKTKLEWRQHKEEEAKRRARRNLKGHLVQCPDFTDEGICSPEWLNYLLNTTKAVGIRGSQKPGPEGRESSRKIPPQKPKRSPNTQLSVSFDESCSMAPTSRVGALPLQRHSRGGRGVGEHDLSSQDEEPVYIEMVGDVFQGGGGSSGRSSGGPAGASVGGGGTGPTTGPDSDSEESEAIYEEMKYPLPEDVAEGRANGAPPTAAVSPLHHTHSHHSHRRPASALQSRQNGASTKISPCEIPPPFPNLLQHRPPLLAFPQAKPATRTPGDGVSRLPVLCHTKEPALPVPALQVPGRDQETTPTPPPAANLLLLGPSGRARSHSTPLPPQGSGQPRGEKEREIPNSHSMICTKAAGAPASSPTPAMLLPGPPKDKAVSYTMVYSAVKVTTHSVLPTGPSLGGGEPKTEKEISVLHGMLCASSRPVPTGKAAPHSGPGILHHRSCLASPHSLPDPTTTPLCPLWTYPATAGLKRPPAYESLKAGGLLSKGCGVGAPSPMVKIQLQDQGTSGSAFASISCAHVIASSGTPEEEEQEEEEVGTTTFGAGWALQRKVLYRGRKAKDLEKTVEGVRAWNGSGEAPSKAEKEEKGLLSSGIPVRSQGAEGLLARAHHSGDQAGGGGSRTGLTMPCQTFPACHRNGDFTGGYRLGRSASTSGVRHAAVHTPRPCSQPREILSQTHPALLLPLPPQPVPERDGKLLEVIERKRCVCKEIKARHRPDRGLCKQESMPILPSWRRGPEPRKTGTPPCRRQQTVLWDTAI